One Chitinophagaceae bacterium C216 genomic window carries:
- the rplW gene encoding 50S ribosomal protein L23, whose product MNPSQVLIKPILTEKANNQQEKLRRYAFKVDKRSNKLEIKKAVESFYGVTVTSVKTIIVPAKSKTRYTKAGFIQGRKPSYKKAYVTVAEGEEIDLYANL is encoded by the coding sequence ATGAATCCTTCTCAAGTATTAATAAAACCAATTTTGACCGAAAAGGCAAATAATCAGCAGGAAAAACTGCGTCGTTATGCTTTTAAGGTAGATAAAAGATCCAATAAGCTGGAAATTAAAAAGGCTGTTGAAAGTTTTTATGGTGTTACCGTAACAAGCGTAAAGACTATCATCGTTCCTGCTAAAAGTAAAACCCGCTATACTAAGGCCGGTTTTATTCAGGGTCGTAAACCTTCTTACAAAAAAGCGTATGTGACTGTAGCGGAGGGTGAAGAAATCGATCTGTACGCTAATCTGTAA
- the rplB gene encoding 50S ribosomal protein L2 has protein sequence MAVKKFKPMTAGTRWRIGNAFAEITTNKPEKSLLEPLKSTGGRNSSGHLTMRYRGGGHKRKYRIVDFRRDKRDIEATVLSIEYDPNRTAFIALVQYTDGEKRYIIAPQGLTVGAKIISGENVAPEIGNALPLRNIPLGTNVHNIELNPNTGGKMVRSAGSSAQLTNKEEKYAVLKMPSGELRKVLIDCYATVGVVSNSDHSLQSMGKAGRNRWRGIRPRTRGVAMNPVDHPMGGGEGRASGGHPRSRSGKYAKGAKTRKVGKPSDKLIIQRRDGSKLAK, from the coding sequence ATGGCAGTAAAGAAATTTAAACCGATGACAGCCGGTACCCGTTGGAGAATCGGGAACGCTTTTGCTGAAATCACTACCAACAAGCCCGAAAAGTCTTTGTTGGAGCCTTTAAAAAGCACTGGCGGACGTAACTCTTCGGGTCACCTTACCATGAGGTATAGAGGCGGCGGTCACAAGAGAAAATATCGTATCGTTGATTTCAGAAGAGATAAACGCGATATCGAGGCAACCGTACTTTCTATCGAGTACGATCCCAACCGTACAGCATTTATCGCTTTAGTTCAATATACTGATGGTGAAAAACGTTACATCATCGCTCCTCAAGGCCTCACAGTAGGTGCTAAAATCATCAGCGGTGAAAACGTAGCACCTGAAATCGGAAATGCACTTCCGTTAAGAAATATACCTTTAGGTACTAACGTACACAATATTGAGTTAAACCCTAACACCGGTGGTAAAATGGTTCGTAGTGCAGGATCTTCTGCGCAACTTACCAACAAGGAAGAAAAATATGCAGTATTAAAAATGCCTTCTGGCGAGTTGAGGAAAGTGCTGATCGACTGCTATGCAACTGTTGGGGTAGTAAGCAACAGCGACCACTCACTGCAAAGCATGGGTAAAGCCGGTAGAAATAGATGGAGAGGTATTAGACCAAGAACCCGTGGTGTTGCGATGAACCCAGTAGATCACCCGATGGGTGGTGGTGAAGGTCGTGCTTCTGGTGGACACCCACGTAGCCGCAGCGGTAAATACGCTAAAGGAGCTAAGACCAGAAAAGTGGGTAAACCTAGCGATAAATTAATCATCCAGCGCAGAGACGGAAGCAAGCTGGCTAAGTAA
- the rpsS gene encoding 30S ribosomal protein S19 has translation MARSIKKGPYVATHLEKKVLAINEGKAKKAVIKTWSRRSTITPDFVGHTFAVHNGNKFIPVYVTEFMVGHKLGEFAPTRQFKGHSGNR, from the coding sequence ATGGCTCGTTCAATTAAAAAAGGTCCTTATGTAGCTACACACTTAGAGAAAAAAGTGTTAGCCATCAACGAAGGAAAAGCCAAAAAAGCAGTAATTAAAACCTGGAGTCGTCGTTCTACTATAACTCCTGATTTCGTAGGGCACACTTTTGCTGTTCACAACGGAAACAAATTCATTCCGGTGTATGTAACAGAATTTATGGTAGGCCACAAATTAGGAGAGTTTGCACCAACACGTCAATTCAAAGGTCACTCTGGAAATAGATAA
- the rplC gene encoding 50S ribosomal protein L3, with amino-acid sequence MKGIIGKKLGMTSIYDPTGKQVACTIIEAGPCVVTQVKTIETDGYNALQLSFGEKKESRANQAEKNHFAKANTTPKRFSKEFRDFAIEKSLGDIVTADIFSEGEKVSVIGTTKGKGFQGVVKRHGFAGVGEQSHGQHDRERAPGSLGNSSDASRVMKGMRMAGRMGGDRVKVKGLKVLKVFPEKNYILVSGSVPGHIGSIVLIQN; translated from the coding sequence ATGAAAGGTATTATTGGGAAAAAATTAGGGATGACCAGCATCTACGATCCTACAGGTAAACAAGTTGCCTGCACGATTATAGAGGCGGGTCCCTGTGTAGTAACACAGGTTAAAACGATTGAGACAGACGGTTACAACGCATTACAACTGTCATTTGGTGAAAAGAAAGAAAGCCGCGCTAACCAAGCCGAGAAAAACCACTTTGCTAAGGCCAACACCACACCAAAAAGATTTTCCAAAGAGTTTCGTGATTTTGCAATAGAAAAGTCCCTTGGCGACATCGTCACTGCTGACATTTTCTCCGAAGGAGAGAAGGTGAGCGTTATTGGCACAACTAAGGGTAAAGGTTTCCAAGGTGTAGTAAAACGTCATGGTTTTGCTGGTGTGGGTGAGCAATCTCACGGACAGCACGATCGTGAAAGAGCACCTGGTTCTCTGGGTAACTCTTCTGATGCCAGCCGTGTAATGAAAGGCATGCGCATGGCAGGACGCATGGGAGGTGATAGAGTGAAAGTGAAAGGGTTAAAAGTATTGAAAGTATTTCCCGAGAAGAACTATATCCTAGTTAGCGGATCGGTTCCCGGTCACATTGGTTCGATAGTTCTCATTCAAAATTAA
- the rplD gene encoding 50S ribosomal protein L4, producing MQVEVLNIQGKGTGRSVELPDDIFGIEPNDHVIYLAVKQFLAAQRQGTHKVKGRSEVKGSSKKLHKQKGTGGSRKGNIRNPLYKGGGAIFGPQPRDYSFKLNKKVKDLAKISALSYKAKDNAIVVVEDPKFEAPKTKSFVSVLKALNVDNKKTLFVSAEPEVNVELSLRNIPSVLGVSLSELNTYDIVNADVLVLTESAAKIFTEEEVPVEA from the coding sequence ATGCAAGTTGAAGTTTTAAATATACAAGGTAAGGGTACCGGCCGTTCAGTAGAGTTGCCCGATGATATATTTGGCATTGAGCCTAATGATCATGTGATCTACCTTGCCGTTAAGCAATTTTTAGCTGCACAGCGCCAAGGCACCCACAAAGTAAAAGGCCGTTCGGAAGTAAAAGGTTCTAGCAAAAAGCTGCATAAGCAAAAAGGTACCGGAGGAAGCCGTAAAGGTAATATTCGTAATCCTTTATATAAAGGTGGTGGTGCTATCTTCGGTCCTCAGCCTCGCGACTACAGCTTCAAGCTGAACAAGAAGGTGAAAGATTTGGCAAAAATTTCTGCCCTTTCTTATAAAGCTAAAGACAACGCAATTGTTGTAGTTGAAGATCCGAAGTTTGAGGCTCCTAAAACAAAAAGTTTCGTAAGCGTGCTGAAAGCGCTGAATGTAGACAACAAAAAAACATTGTTCGTTTCTGCTGAGCCTGAGGTAAACGTTGAGTTGTCTTTACGTAACATACCTTCTGTTTTGGGTGTTTCCCTGAGCGAGTTGAATACTTACGATATCGTAAATGCAGACGTTTTGGTACTTACTGAAAGTGCTGCAAAAATATTTACAGAAGAGGAAGTACCGGTAGAAGCTTAA
- the oxyR gene encoding Hydrogen peroxide-inducible genes activator, with the protein MTLQQLEYLLAVDQHRNFMKAAEACFVTQPTLSMQIQKLEEEFETKIFDRRKQPIVPTTAGKEIIEHARNIIVAANELSFYVQSLKGKMRGQLRVGVIPTLAPYLLPLFIPSFTKKYPNVKLIVQEQTTEVIINMLKEGKIDVGLLVTPVNEAGITEHILFYEELMVYTSKKNHLYHKQYLLPKDIDPSKLWLLEESHCFRSQIISLCELQKQNSEFNNFEYEAGSIETLKRMVEVNDGVTIIPELVTLHMPKNELKAVRHFKKPAPVREVSLIVYGNFVKKKLIEVLKKEILASLPDKLKKNEKKNIIPIQ; encoded by the coding sequence ATGACCTTACAACAACTAGAATATCTGTTAGCTGTAGATCAGCATCGGAATTTTATGAAGGCTGCTGAAGCTTGTTTTGTGACACAACCCACCCTGAGCATGCAGATACAGAAGCTAGAAGAAGAATTTGAAACCAAAATATTCGATCGCCGAAAACAACCCATTGTACCCACTACAGCGGGAAAAGAAATTATTGAGCATGCACGCAACATTATCGTTGCGGCAAATGAACTATCCTTTTATGTACAGTCACTGAAAGGCAAGATGCGCGGGCAATTACGTGTAGGGGTGATTCCTACACTAGCGCCTTACCTGCTACCGCTTTTTATTCCCTCCTTTACAAAAAAATATCCGAACGTAAAGCTGATAGTACAAGAACAGACTACGGAAGTCATCATCAACATGCTTAAAGAAGGTAAAATAGATGTCGGACTATTGGTCACTCCTGTGAACGAAGCGGGCATTACCGAACATATTCTTTTTTATGAAGAACTGATGGTATATACGTCCAAAAAGAATCATCTATATCATAAACAATATCTACTGCCCAAAGACATCGACCCCAGTAAATTATGGTTACTGGAAGAGAGTCATTGTTTTCGCTCGCAAATCATTTCCCTATGCGAGCTGCAAAAACAGAATAGCGAGTTTAACAATTTCGAGTATGAAGCGGGTAGCATAGAAACACTGAAGCGAATGGTGGAGGTGAATGACGGTGTTACTATCATTCCTGAGCTGGTAACATTGCATATGCCTAAAAACGAACTGAAGGCTGTGCGTCATTTTAAAAAACCTGCACCAGTACGAGAGGTAAGCCTGATTGTTTACGGCAATTTTGTAAAGAAAAAACTTATTGAAGTACTGAAAAAAGAAATACTAGCCTCACTTCCGGATAAACTAAAGAAGAATGAGAAAAAAAACATCATTCCTATTCAGTAA
- the rpsJ gene encoding 30S ribosomal protein S10 produces MSQRIRIKLQSFDHNLVDKSAEKIVKTVRSTGAVVTGPIPLPTHRRIFTVLRSPHVNKKSREQFQLATHKRLLDIYTSSSRTVDALSKLDLPSGVEVEIKA; encoded by the coding sequence ATGTCGCAAAGAATCAGAATAAAATTACAATCATTCGATCATAACCTGGTTGATAAATCGGCAGAAAAAATTGTAAAAACTGTGCGTAGCACCGGTGCTGTAGTAACAGGTCCTATTCCGCTGCCTACACATCGTAGAATCTTTACTGTATTGCGTTCTCCTCACGTTAATAAGAAGAGTCGCGAGCAGTTTCAGTTAGCTACACACAAAAGATTATTAGATATCTATACATCTTCTTCCCGCACTGTAGATGCTTTGTCAAAATTGGATCTGCCTAGCGGTGTTGAAGTAGAGATTAAAGCATAA
- the rplV gene encoding 50S ribosomal protein L22 — translation MEAVAKLRNYPTSPRKMRLLADLIRGKRVDWVLAELEHNPKHSSVPLRKLVLNAINNWKQTNEGGDESGLIVKTIYVDGGRTLKRMRPAPQGRGYRIRKRSNHVTIIVDVKEDDNKDAKKAKAAAPKKTKETKNA, via the coding sequence ATGGAAGCAGTAGCAAAACTTAGAAATTATCCGACATCGCCCCGCAAAATGAGGCTGCTGGCAGACCTTATTCGCGGTAAAAGGGTAGATTGGGTACTGGCTGAACTGGAGCACAATCCCAAGCATTCTTCAGTTCCTTTACGTAAGCTGGTTTTAAATGCTATCAACAACTGGAAGCAGACTAACGAAGGAGGCGATGAATCTGGATTGATAGTAAAAACTATCTATGTAGATGGTGGCAGAACTTTAAAGCGTATGCGTCCTGCGCCACAGGGTCGTGGTTACCGCATTCGTAAACGCAGCAACCATGTTACCATCATTGTTGATGTGAAAGAAGACGATAATAAGGATGCAAAAAAAGCTAAAGCTGCTGCACCTAAAAAGACAAAAGAAACTAAAAACGCATAA
- the pafA gene encoding Alkaline phosphatase PafA → MFLVQIPIFEKNRNKMKRLFPFLLLLLIGYGATAQPVPRPKLVVGIVVDQMRWDYLYRYYDRYGNDGFKRMLNEGFSCENTFISHLPSYTAVGHTTVYTGSVPAIHGIAGNNWIEQATGKNMYCTEDPDVEPVGSNSKAGKMSPKNLWTTTIADELRLATNFQSKVIGVSLKDRASILPAGKNPTGAFWFDDASGKFITSTWYMKELPKWVQDFNAKDIPSKLIATPWTTLYPIHTYKQSTADDVKWEGKFQGETAPTFPHDLKKVYEKDKNVIRSTPYGNTLTLEFAKAAVEGNNLGGGTVTDFLTINCASTDYVGHKFGPNSIEVEDVYLRLDKDLGEFLKFLDRKVGKGNYLVFLTADHGAAHAINFMKENKLPADFLSTKNLLNKLNDLLKEQFGIEKLILSGSNYQVNFNYAKIKEHNADYEAIKKATIKFLKAAPDLQFVIDLENVGSEPVPEPIKQMAINGYNPKRGGPILMVPFPGWFESAYNSTGTTHGTWGPYDTHIPLLWYGWKIKPGKTNREVHMTDIAPTVAALLRIQMPSGNVGKVITEITHQ, encoded by the coding sequence GTGTTCCTTGTTCAAATCCCTATTTTTGAAAAAAATCGTAACAAAATGAAACGTTTATTTCCATTTCTGCTTTTATTGTTAATTGGCTATGGTGCAACGGCACAGCCGGTTCCACGCCCGAAATTGGTGGTGGGAATTGTGGTAGACCAAATGCGTTGGGATTATCTGTACCGTTATTACGATCGCTACGGGAATGATGGTTTTAAAAGAATGTTGAACGAGGGCTTTAGCTGCGAAAACACCTTTATTAGTCACCTTCCTTCATATACAGCTGTGGGACACACCACTGTATATACAGGCTCCGTACCTGCCATTCATGGTATTGCAGGCAATAACTGGATCGAGCAAGCCACAGGTAAAAACATGTACTGTACCGAAGACCCTGACGTAGAACCGGTGGGTAGCAACTCCAAAGCCGGCAAAATGTCGCCCAAAAATCTTTGGACCACAACTATTGCCGACGAATTGCGTCTTGCCACTAATTTTCAATCGAAAGTAATTGGCGTTTCTCTAAAAGATCGCGCCTCTATTCTTCCTGCAGGGAAAAATCCAACCGGGGCTTTCTGGTTTGACGATGCTTCTGGAAAATTTATTACCAGCACTTGGTACATGAAAGAGCTTCCTAAATGGGTGCAAGACTTCAATGCTAAAGACATCCCTTCCAAACTGATTGCTACTCCATGGACCACGCTATATCCCATTCATACTTATAAGCAAAGTACTGCTGATGACGTAAAATGGGAAGGTAAATTTCAGGGAGAAACCGCACCTACTTTCCCTCACGATCTAAAAAAAGTGTATGAGAAGGATAAAAATGTTATTCGCTCTACTCCTTATGGCAATACCCTTACACTGGAGTTTGCCAAAGCTGCTGTGGAAGGTAACAACTTGGGAGGTGGCACCGTAACAGATTTCCTTACCATCAACTGCGCATCTACCGACTATGTGGGTCATAAATTTGGCCCCAACTCTATCGAAGTAGAAGATGTTTATCTGCGCCTCGATAAAGATTTGGGTGAGTTTCTGAAGTTTCTGGACAGAAAAGTGGGAAAAGGTAATTATCTCGTATTTCTGACGGCTGATCACGGAGCGGCTCACGCTATCAACTTCATGAAAGAAAATAAATTACCAGCCGACTTCCTATCTACCAAAAATCTCCTTAATAAGCTGAATGATCTTCTGAAGGAACAGTTTGGCATTGAAAAACTCATCCTTAGCGGAAGTAACTATCAGGTAAACTTCAACTACGCAAAAATTAAAGAACATAATGCCGACTACGAGGCTATAAAAAAAGCAACAATTAAATTCTTGAAGGCAGCCCCAGATCTTCAGTTTGTTATTGATCTGGAAAACGTGGGATCCGAGCCTGTTCCTGAGCCAATTAAACAAATGGCTATTAATGGATACAATCCCAAACGCGGAGGTCCCATTCTTATGGTACCTTTCCCCGGTTGGTTCGAAAGTGCCTATAACAGTACCGGTACTACACATGGTACATGGGGACCTTACGATACACATATTCCGCTGTTATGGTATGGCTGGAAAATTAAGCCCGGTAAGACCAATCGCGAAGTACATATGACAGACATCGCTCCTACCGTGGCAGCTTTATTAAGAATACAAATGCCGAGCGGAAATGTGGGTAAAGTAATCACCGAAATCACCCATCAATAG
- the iolE_4 gene encoding Inosose dehydratase: protein MKKILIAIASLLVLGASAQKSERPAPQPPIDTYEKFKIGMAGYTFVKFDLDKTLETMERADVHYLCIKDFHLPLNSTDEQIAAFHEKLKSKGVTGYAVGPIYMKTKGAVDTAFEYAKRVGVKLIVGVPNHELLPYVNQKVKEYDMKYAIHMHGPDIALYPDADDVWQHIKNLDSRIGMCLDIGHDTRNGKDPVKDLEKYHKRIYDMHLKDVTGNTKLGYSVEVGRGIIDFPAFVKMLRKTGYSGMVSLEHERNMDNPFMGIAESIGYIRGVIRATK from the coding sequence ATGAAGAAAATATTAATCGCGATTGCAAGTTTGTTAGTATTGGGTGCGAGTGCTCAAAAATCGGAAAGACCTGCCCCTCAACCTCCGATAGATACTTACGAGAAGTTTAAGATTGGTATGGCAGGATACACTTTTGTAAAATTCGATTTGGATAAAACACTAGAGACGATGGAGCGTGCCGATGTTCATTATCTCTGTATTAAGGATTTTCATCTGCCCTTAAATAGTACTGATGAGCAGATTGCCGCATTTCATGAAAAATTAAAATCGAAGGGGGTTACCGGTTATGCGGTGGGGCCTATTTATATGAAAACCAAAGGTGCTGTTGATACCGCTTTTGAGTATGCAAAAAGAGTTGGTGTAAAGCTGATAGTGGGAGTGCCTAATCACGAATTGTTGCCTTATGTAAATCAAAAGGTGAAGGAGTATGATATGAAATACGCCATTCATATGCACGGCCCCGATATTGCATTATATCCCGATGCAGATGATGTATGGCAGCATATAAAAAATCTGGATTCCCGTATCGGTATGTGTTTGGATATAGGGCACGATACGCGCAATGGTAAGGATCCGGTTAAAGATCTTGAAAAATATCATAAACGTATTTATGATATGCATTTAAAAGATGTTACCGGGAATACTAAACTCGGTTATTCAGTAGAGGTGGGGCGCGGTATTATTGACTTTCCAGCCTTTGTAAAAATGTTGCGTAAAACCGGATACTCAGGTATGGTAAGCTTGGAACACGAACGTAATATGGATAATCCTTTTATGGGTATTGCAGAGTCTATTGGATACATTCGAGGTGTAATCCGTGCTACTAAATAA
- the dap4 gene encoding Dipeptidyl aminopeptidase 4, with product MTRIGMLLSMLLIWQLASAQQRLTEADYRRAEQFLSSKTAAYVDWYHPYPSWLEDDKFRYRAGNKTYLVDPQKKTKIEITEARSETQAPFARRRNSNTVVSPDGKKEVFIRDWNLWLRDIATKQEKQLTFDGEENYGYATDNAGWRHSDAPIVSWSPDSKKIITYQQNQRNVNDMYLVTTNVGAPKLQKWKYPLPGDKHIIMMRRVIIDVDAAKVIPLSIPPDPHRATLGDDISSNGSLADIDWAPDASEVAFVSTSRDHKSAKLRIANATTGEVREVFEEVVETQFESGRGAINWRYLPKTSEIIWYSQRDNWGHLYLYDSKTGKLKHQITKGEWVVGKLLRVDEKNRVLYFTGHGREKGNPYFAYLYKIGFDGKGLTLLTPEEGNHTITFSPSGKYFIDVYSQPDVPPVANYRSIKGELVVALEKADVSRLKAHGWKPPIPVKVKAADGVTDIYGLVFTPTNMQQGVKYPVVDYIYPGPQGGSVGNWSFSASRGDNQALAELGFIVVVIEGTGNPYRSKSFHDASYGNMAINTLPDQIAAIRQLSAIYPMDTTRVGIWGHSGGGFATAAAMFKYPDFFKVGVAQSGNHDNRNYEDDWGERYNGLVENSDYEAQANQNYAKNLKGKLMLAHGMMDDNVPPYNTLLVVEALQKANKDFDLIIFPSARHGYGEYNNYMMRRRWDYFVKHLLGAEPPKEYWIGKD from the coding sequence ATGACAAGAATCGGCATGTTATTATCCATGCTATTGATATGGCAACTTGCAAGTGCTCAACAGCGCCTTACAGAAGCAGATTATCGAAGAGCGGAGCAATTCCTAAGTTCTAAAACAGCTGCATATGTAGATTGGTATCATCCGTATCCTTCCTGGTTAGAGGATGATAAATTTAGATATCGTGCAGGAAATAAAACTTATCTGGTAGATCCGCAAAAGAAAACCAAAATTGAAATTACAGAGGCACGTTCCGAAACACAAGCGCCTTTTGCGCGTAGAAGAAATAGCAATACCGTAGTGTCTCCTGATGGCAAAAAGGAAGTATTTATTAGAGACTGGAATTTGTGGCTGCGTGATATAGCTACAAAGCAGGAAAAACAACTCACTTTTGATGGTGAAGAAAACTATGGTTATGCTACTGACAATGCCGGTTGGCGGCATAGTGATGCGCCTATAGTAAGCTGGTCGCCCGATTCGAAAAAAATTATTACCTACCAGCAGAATCAGCGCAATGTAAATGATATGTATTTAGTAACTACCAATGTGGGGGCTCCCAAGTTGCAGAAGTGGAAATATCCCTTACCAGGAGATAAGCATATCATCATGATGAGAAGAGTAATCATTGATGTAGATGCTGCCAAAGTAATCCCTCTTAGCATTCCCCCTGATCCGCATCGTGCCACTTTAGGCGATGATATATCCAGTAATGGCTCTTTAGCTGATATAGACTGGGCTCCGGATGCCTCCGAAGTAGCATTTGTATCTACATCGAGGGATCATAAGAGTGCCAAACTGCGTATTGCTAACGCAACAACCGGTGAGGTGCGCGAAGTTTTTGAAGAAGTGGTGGAGACGCAGTTCGAGTCAGGGCGTGGTGCCATCAACTGGAGGTATCTTCCCAAAACCAGTGAAATTATTTGGTATTCCCAAAGAGACAACTGGGGCCATTTGTATTTGTACGATAGTAAAACCGGTAAGTTGAAACATCAGATCACAAAAGGAGAATGGGTAGTGGGAAAACTGCTTCGTGTGGATGAGAAAAATAGAGTGCTTTATTTTACCGGACATGGCCGTGAAAAGGGTAATCCTTATTTTGCTTATCTGTATAAAATCGGATTTGATGGAAAGGGACTTACTTTATTAACTCCTGAAGAGGGTAATCATACCATTACTTTTTCTCCATCGGGAAAATATTTTATAGATGTATACTCTCAACCCGATGTGCCACCGGTAGCTAATTATAGAAGTATAAAAGGCGAATTGGTAGTAGCATTAGAAAAAGCTGATGTGTCGCGTCTCAAAGCTCATGGATGGAAACCTCCCATTCCTGTGAAGGTAAAGGCTGCAGATGGGGTCACCGATATTTATGGCCTAGTATTTACCCCTACCAATATGCAGCAAGGTGTAAAGTATCCAGTGGTGGATTATATTTATCCCGGACCGCAGGGTGGTAGTGTAGGGAACTGGAGTTTCTCTGCATCCAGAGGCGATAATCAGGCGCTGGCAGAACTAGGATTTATCGTTGTGGTGATAGAAGGTACCGGGAATCCGTATCGTTCTAAGAGTTTCCATGATGCGAGTTACGGCAATATGGCTATAAATACTTTGCCTGATCAAATAGCAGCTATTCGTCAGCTATCGGCTATTTATCCTATGGATACAACACGTGTGGGCATCTGGGGACATAGTGGCGGCGGATTCGCTACTGCCGCAGCCATGTTCAAATACCCTGATTTCTTTAAGGTGGGTGTGGCTCAGTCGGGTAATCATGATAACCGTAACTATGAAGATGATTGGGGTGAGCGTTACAACGGATTAGTTGAAAATAGCGATTATGAGGCTCAGGCTAATCAGAATTATGCAAAAAACCTTAAAGGCAAATTGATGCTGGCACATGGTATGATGGACGATAATGTACCCCCTTACAATACTTTGCTTGTGGTGGAAGCTTTACAGAAAGCAAATAAAGATTTTGATCTCATTATTTTCCCTAGTGCTAGACATGGTTACGGAGAGTACAACAATTATATGATGCGCAGACGTTGGGACTATTTTGTAAAACACTTGCTAGGTGCAGAACCACCCAAGGAGTATTGGATAGGGAAAGATTGA